A genomic window from Ruminiclostridium cellulolyticum H10 includes:
- a CDS encoding TetR/AcrR family transcriptional regulator, with the protein MKKFLNLPEDKRKRIVDAALKSFGANGYKKTSVSDIARAAGISKAMVFHYFGTKKDLYLYLIRMCTDIIINEINKGFDSTATDFFERIKQSSDIKVSVMKRHTDIPFFLISVYFESDPEVKSDITSFLSIGNNYRNKIAFDGMDTSKFKDGIDPKLVMKMLIWMAEGYSSQLSVSTLDLDIMLKEFYECMDLLRNNFYKEHSCK; encoded by the coding sequence TTGAAAAAGTTTTTAAATTTGCCGGAAGATAAACGAAAAAGAATTGTTGATGCGGCTCTTAAATCATTTGGTGCAAATGGATATAAGAAAACGTCCGTCAGTGATATAGCTAGAGCAGCTGGTATTTCAAAAGCCATGGTATTTCACTACTTTGGGACAAAGAAGGATTTGTACCTATATTTGATAAGAATGTGCACTGACATAATTATTAATGAAATAAATAAAGGCTTTGATTCCACCGCAACTGATTTTTTTGAAAGAATCAAGCAGTCATCTGACATTAAAGTTTCAGTAATGAAGAGGCATACTGATATTCCTTTTTTTCTTATCAGTGTATATTTTGAGTCTGACCCGGAAGTGAAGTCAGATATTACATCCTTTCTTTCCATCGGAAATAATTATAGAAACAAAATCGCTTTTGATGGAATGGATACTTCAAAATTTAAAGATGGTATTGACCCTAAGCTGGTAATGAAAATGCTTATATGGATGGCTGAGGGATACTCTAGTCAATTGTCTGTTTCTACACTGGATTTAGATATTATGTTAAAAGAATTTTATGAATGTATGGATTTGCTCAGGAACAATTTTTATAAGGAGCATTCCTGTAAGTAA
- a CDS encoding SGNH/GDSL hydrolase family protein: MRKITIKRKSGAFLIIFSLLFVLFLSSVGSINVSALEPPRLYGDCNGDNNVDALDFVAFKQYIMEQNHAYDLYKDLNSDNTVDAVDFAILKQFLLGIVKSLPINSAPTQPGVLLVGRFDTGDPAGPKFGWSTSTIKANFKGTGISANLNSMGDNWFNVVIDGVVKSPVNVPSGSSGPVTLATDLTNGNHTIELVRRTEAWIGEVQFLGFNVTDGSLLAPPAPSNRRIEFIGDSITCGYGNEGTSQYQSFTNKNENAYLAYGATTARLLNADPITVCWSGKGLVQNYGGDLNDLMPAVYSRILPYNSTLTWDTSKWIPQVVVINLGTNDFSTGSIDKTTFAKAYTNFVTKIRGQYPDAHIYCAVGPMLSWDQLAKCKDAITSVVDQKNTSGDSKIHFIEFPVQVEANGYGEDWHPSVKTHELMANQLAATIKTDLGW; the protein is encoded by the coding sequence ATGAGAAAAATAACAATAAAAAGAAAATCAGGGGCGTTTCTAATTATATTTTCACTGCTTTTTGTATTATTTCTTTCTTCTGTAGGTAGTATCAATGTTTCTGCACTTGAACCACCAAGACTATACGGTGACTGTAACGGTGATAATAATGTGGATGCTCTGGATTTTGTGGCATTCAAGCAGTATATTATGGAACAGAATCACGCATACGATTTATATAAGGACCTTAATTCCGATAATACAGTAGATGCAGTAGACTTTGCTATTTTAAAGCAATTTCTACTCGGAATTGTAAAATCTCTTCCAATTAATTCAGCTCCAACCCAGCCCGGAGTGCTTCTGGTAGGAAGGTTTGATACCGGTGATCCCGCAGGCCCCAAATTTGGATGGAGTACTTCCACTATCAAAGCTAACTTTAAAGGTACCGGAATCAGTGCAAACCTGAATTCAATGGGTGACAATTGGTTTAACGTAGTTATCGATGGTGTTGTAAAATCCCCTGTTAATGTACCCTCAGGCTCATCAGGACCTGTAACTCTTGCAACCGATCTGACTAACGGAAACCATACTATTGAGCTGGTCAGAAGGACTGAAGCATGGATCGGAGAGGTACAGTTTTTGGGATTCAATGTAACTGACGGAAGCCTGCTGGCTCCTCCTGCACCATCTAACAGACGTATTGAGTTTATTGGAGATTCTATTACCTGCGGCTATGGTAATGAAGGGACAAGCCAGTACCAGTCATTTACCAATAAAAATGAAAATGCTTATCTAGCTTATGGTGCCACAACGGCCAGACTTTTGAACGCTGACCCGATTACTGTCTGCTGGTCAGGAAAAGGGTTAGTGCAAAACTACGGCGGGGACCTTAATGATTTAATGCCTGCTGTTTATTCTCGTATACTACCTTATAATTCAACACTCACTTGGGATACTAGCAAATGGATTCCTCAGGTGGTTGTAATCAATCTGGGAACCAATGATTTTAGTACCGGTTCCATTGATAAAACAACCTTCGCAAAAGCATATACTAACTTTGTTACAAAAATAAGAGGACAATATCCTGATGCCCATATCTATTGTGCGGTGGGACCAATGCTGTCCTGGGATCAACTGGCAAAGTGTAAGGATGCCATTACCAGTGTTGTTGATCAGAAGAACACTTCAGGGGATTCCAAGATTCATTTTATTGAATTTCCTGTACAGGTTGAAGCAAACGGCTACGGAGAGGATTGGCATCCAAGCGTTAAAACTCATGAGCTTATGGCAAACCAGCTTGCTGCAACTATAAAAACTGATTTAGGGTGGTAA
- a CDS encoding 5-formyltetrahydrofolate cyclo-ligase, whose product MRKKYISLRNSISSDNLQLKSQIIADKLNELDFVKRADTLMCYVSFGSEVYTHGIINAWFSQDKEVCVPRVLKGKGRAMEAVKISSLEELEQGTFGVLEPPLEQKNIITPASIDVVIVPGCAFDLNRNRMGYGAGYYDRFLKLISHNCLKVGIAFDFQIMGKIPCNELDIPMDILITEERII is encoded by the coding sequence ATGCGGAAGAAATATATTTCTCTTAGAAATAGTATAAGTTCAGATAATTTACAACTTAAGTCGCAAATTATTGCTGATAAGCTAAACGAGCTGGATTTTGTAAAGCGTGCGGATACATTGATGTGTTATGTAAGCTTTGGGAGTGAGGTTTATACTCATGGTATTATTAACGCTTGGTTTTCTCAAGATAAAGAGGTATGCGTCCCTCGTGTTCTTAAAGGTAAGGGAAGAGCCATGGAGGCAGTAAAAATTAGCAGCCTCGAAGAACTTGAACAGGGAACCTTCGGGGTATTGGAGCCACCTTTGGAACAAAAGAATATTATCACTCCTGCTTCAATTGATGTTGTCATTGTACCTGGATGTGCATTTGATTTAAATAGAAATCGTATGGGATATGGTGCCGGTTACTACGACAGATTCCTTAAACTAATATCACACAACTGCTTAAAGGTTGGGATTGCTTTTGACTTTCAGATAATGGGGAAAATACCCTGCAATGAACTTGATATTCCAATGGACATTTTAATTACAGAAGAAAGAATTATCTAA
- a CDS encoding amidohydrolase yields MLDILIKNTELITNDESKPLIKDGYIGIKDGCIDFISDSLPENVKAREVIDGKNKIAMPGLVNAHSHSAMTLMRNYADDIALEKWLFDNIFPVEAKLTDKDVYWGTMLGISEMLKSGITAFADMYMFMDEVARAVTETGIKANLCKSPVQFFEDGQLKRLDKSQGTIDYYNSYHNSANGRIKVFVEIHSVYMFNENTLRNAAQLAKQLNTGIHIHLLETLSEVESSKKDYDMTSIEICRETGVLDVPVMAAHCVHLTDGDLRIMKEKRASVVHNPTSNLKLGSGIARVPEMMDMGINVCLGTDGAASNNNLNMFEEMNLAAILHKGVAMNPQLMKAQDVLKMGTVNGARAIGFDDTGILSKGMKADIILVDTDKPHFYPKNNPMSMIVYSAQAADVDTVIVDGNVLVKKREFIHIDEERIKFEVDTLSKRLLGRQP; encoded by the coding sequence GTGCTTGATATACTTATAAAGAATACCGAGTTAATAACTAATGATGAAAGTAAGCCGTTGATTAAAGACGGATATATCGGAATCAAGGATGGGTGTATTGATTTCATTTCGGATAGTCTTCCTGAAAATGTAAAAGCCAGAGAGGTGATTGACGGAAAAAACAAGATAGCCATGCCCGGCCTGGTAAATGCCCATAGCCACAGTGCCATGACACTTATGAGAAATTATGCTGATGATATAGCACTCGAAAAATGGTTGTTTGATAATATTTTTCCGGTTGAAGCAAAACTCACTGATAAAGATGTTTACTGGGGTACTATGCTTGGTATCTCCGAAATGCTTAAATCAGGAATTACTGCATTTGCTGATATGTATATGTTTATGGATGAGGTTGCACGTGCAGTAACTGAAACTGGTATAAAGGCAAACCTTTGTAAAAGTCCGGTACAGTTTTTTGAGGACGGGCAGCTTAAAAGACTTGACAAAAGTCAGGGAACCATTGATTATTACAACAGCTATCATAATTCGGCTAACGGAAGAATAAAGGTCTTCGTAGAAATACACTCAGTTTATATGTTTAATGAAAATACCCTTAGAAATGCGGCTCAACTGGCTAAGCAGCTGAATACAGGTATACATATACATTTACTTGAAACTCTCTCTGAGGTTGAATCCAGTAAAAAGGACTATGATATGACTTCTATAGAGATATGCAGAGAAACTGGGGTACTTGATGTTCCTGTTATGGCGGCACATTGTGTCCATCTCACTGACGGTGACCTTAGAATCATGAAAGAGAAGAGGGCAAGTGTGGTTCATAATCCGACCAGTAATCTCAAGCTGGGAAGTGGCATTGCCAGAGTACCCGAAATGATGGACATGGGTATTAATGTATGTCTTGGTACTGACGGTGCTGCCAGCAACAATAATCTTAATATGTTTGAGGAAATGAATCTTGCTGCAATACTCCACAAGGGCGTCGCTATGAACCCGCAGCTGATGAAAGCCCAGGATGTTCTTAAAATGGGAACAGTTAACGGGGCAAGGGCTATAGGTTTTGATGATACAGGTATACTATCAAAGGGAATGAAAGCAGACATTATACTGGTTGATACAGATAAACCTCACTTTTATCCCAAAAATAACCCAATGTCAATGATTGTATATTCGGCACAAGCAGCCGATGTGGACACTGTTATAGTTGATGGTAATGTTCTGGTAAAGAAGCGTGAATTTATACATATTGATGAAGAGAGAATTAAGTTTGAGGTAGATACTTTATCCAAGAGGCTCCTGGGCAGACAACCATAG